Proteins from one Variovorax sp. TBS-050B genomic window:
- a CDS encoding FAD-dependent oxidoreductase, which produces MLIIGAGQAAAVAAQALREHGHRGRITMLGRERHRPYERPPLSKAVLVAAEEPILDVVAQEAWALGDIDLRRSSEASALNLSRRQVRLAGGEVIGYDMCLIATGGEANTLACAPAGTPHVHHVRTLDDARRLRAALQHRPQVAVLGGGFLGLEIANAALAAGATVTVLERATSLLDRFLPPEASAWLASGLRQAGARLMLGTSLGGLQSLPGGRIRLATDAGDLAVDEVVVAIGLSPNDGLARDAGLQIAAGGGILVDALCRTSDERVFACGDCTSQQRPGQAGPTRMESWQNANEQARTAAAAMLGAPVPTPAVPWFWTDQGPHNIQVLGLPAPDLAYVRRGDPAGGKSLWIGHRDGVPLHGVAVNAGADLRALRPLFEQGQPLEFDDFRQDATNLRAWVRQMRAGAASTV; this is translated from the coding sequence GTGCTCATCATCGGCGCCGGCCAGGCGGCGGCCGTCGCGGCACAGGCGCTGCGCGAACACGGCCATCGCGGCCGCATCACGATGCTGGGACGGGAGCGCCACAGGCCGTACGAGCGGCCGCCCCTGTCCAAGGCCGTTCTGGTCGCGGCCGAAGAGCCCATCCTCGACGTCGTCGCGCAAGAGGCGTGGGCGCTCGGCGACATCGATCTGCGCCGCAGCAGCGAAGCGAGCGCGCTGAATCTTTCGAGGCGGCAGGTTCGCCTGGCCGGCGGCGAGGTGATCGGGTACGACATGTGCCTCATCGCCACGGGTGGGGAGGCGAATACGCTGGCCTGCGCGCCGGCCGGAACGCCCCACGTGCACCATGTCCGCACCCTCGATGACGCGCGGCGGCTGCGCGCCGCCCTCCAGCACAGGCCGCAGGTCGCGGTCCTGGGCGGCGGCTTCCTCGGCCTCGAGATTGCGAACGCCGCACTGGCAGCGGGAGCGACGGTGACCGTGCTCGAACGCGCCACCTCCCTGCTCGATCGCTTTCTGCCCCCCGAGGCATCGGCATGGCTGGCGTCCGGATTGCGGCAGGCAGGTGCGCGGCTCATGCTCGGAACCTCGCTCGGCGGCCTCCAGAGCCTGCCCGGCGGCCGCATCCGCCTGGCCACCGATGCCGGGGACCTGGCGGTGGACGAGGTCGTCGTCGCCATCGGTCTTTCGCCCAATGACGGATTGGCCCGCGACGCGGGTCTGCAGATTGCGGCAGGCGGCGGCATTCTGGTTGACGCGCTGTGCCGCACGAGCGACGAACGCGTGTTCGCCTGTGGCGACTGCACCAGCCAGCAGCGTCCCGGCCAGGCGGGGCCCACACGCATGGAATCCTGGCAGAACGCGAACGAGCAGGCACGCACCGCCGCCGCCGCCATGCTCGGTGCGCCCGTTCCGACGCCGGCCGTGCCCTGGTTCTGGACCGACCAGGGACCCCACAACATCCAGGTGCTCGGCCTGCCCGCCCCCGATCTCGCATATGTGCGCCGGGGCGACCCGGCCGGCGGCAAGTCGCTGTGGATCGGCCACCGCGACGGCGTTCCGCTGCACGGCGTCGCCGTCAACGCGGGCGCCGATCTGCGAGCGCTTCGTCCGCTCTTCGAACAGGGGCAACCCCTCGAGTTCGACGACTTCCGGCAGGACGCCACGAACCTGCGCGCCTGGGTCCGGCAGATGCGGGCCGGCGCCGCTTCCACCGTTTAA
- a CDS encoding nuclear transport factor 2 family protein, which yields MKERLAYARTAVAPHRAAELRAEIDAFHAEYCAALDANDVERWPDFFSKEATYRITSRQNALLDMPVGLVYCEGLDMITDRALAVAHSQMFAPRHMLHVLGITRVLQETDRTISAQTPFILMQTLVEGPTTVHLAGIYHDHFVREGERLLIASREVVHDTEILDTALAYPV from the coding sequence ATGAAGGAGCGGCTTGCCTACGCCAGAACCGCGGTCGCGCCGCATCGCGCGGCCGAGCTGCGCGCCGAGATCGACGCCTTTCATGCCGAGTACTGCGCCGCCCTCGACGCCAACGACGTCGAGCGCTGGCCCGACTTCTTCAGCAAGGAAGCGACGTACCGGATCACCTCGCGCCAGAACGCGCTGCTGGACATGCCCGTGGGACTCGTCTACTGCGAGGGACTGGACATGATCACCGACCGTGCGCTGGCCGTCGCGCACTCGCAGATGTTCGCGCCGCGGCACATGCTGCATGTGCTCGGGATCACGCGTGTGCTGCAGGAGACGGACCGGACGATCAGCGCGCAGACGCCCTTCATCCTGATGCAGACCCTGGTCGAAGGGCCCACCACCGTGCATCTGGCGGGCATCTACCACGACCATTTCGTGCGCGAAGGCGAGCGGCTGCTCATTGCCAGCCGCGAAGTGGTGCACGACACGGAAATTCTCGACACAGCCCTGGCGTACCCGGTCTGA
- a CDS encoding Rieske 2Fe-2S domain-containing protein produces MYQSQAVIGITNARKNPPLAQCVWPADALNNIPDWVYTSQAIYDQEIERIFRGETWNFVALEAEIPNPGDYKRGYVGATAVVIVRAEDHTISVFENRCAHRGAEFCRASHGNTKEFVCPYHQWSYDLKGNLQGVPFKRGINKVGGMPPDFRNAEHGTRQLRVATRNGVVFATYSDKTPPLEAYMTKEIVEEFDVPFSGKKLKILGYCRNELPCNWKMYHENLKDPYHATLLHSFLVVFGLLVPGIKSIVFADKEHGRHGYMASAKPDEIYATVAADDKAEMRSFSDSLRLRDERFLDYVREFDSPWSANMMTMWPNLIVQRQMNTMGVRQIIPNGPNSMVMQWTMFGYEDDTPEMTRHRLRQGNLMGPSGFLGLEDNEALKFVQEGIRNSSTDNNVVKLDAGHQGTARNLISESCIRSLYQYYREVMDIRVAEKAA; encoded by the coding sequence ATGTATCAATCGCAGGCGGTCATCGGGATCACGAATGCCCGAAAGAACCCGCCCCTGGCGCAGTGTGTCTGGCCCGCCGACGCACTGAACAACATCCCGGACTGGGTCTACACCAGCCAGGCCATCTATGACCAGGAGATCGAACGCATCTTCCGGGGAGAGACCTGGAACTTCGTCGCTCTGGAAGCAGAGATTCCGAACCCCGGCGACTACAAGCGCGGCTACGTCGGCGCCACGGCCGTGGTGATCGTTCGCGCAGAGGACCACACGATCTCCGTCTTCGAGAACCGCTGCGCCCACCGCGGCGCCGAGTTCTGTCGCGCCAGCCACGGCAACACCAAGGAGTTCGTCTGCCCCTATCACCAGTGGTCGTATGACCTCAAGGGCAACCTGCAGGGCGTTCCGTTCAAGCGCGGCATCAACAAGGTCGGCGGCATGCCGCCGGACTTCAGGAACGCCGAACACGGCACCCGCCAGTTGCGCGTGGCCACGCGCAACGGCGTGGTGTTCGCCACCTACTCCGACAAGACGCCGCCGCTGGAGGCGTACATGACCAAGGAGATCGTCGAGGAGTTCGACGTCCCCTTCTCGGGCAAGAAGCTCAAGATCCTGGGCTACTGCCGCAACGAGCTTCCGTGCAACTGGAAGATGTACCACGAGAACCTCAAGGATCCGTACCACGCGACGCTGCTGCACTCGTTCCTCGTGGTGTTCGGCCTTCTCGTGCCAGGCATCAAGTCGATCGTCTTCGCGGACAAGGAACATGGCCGCCACGGCTACATGGCCTCGGCCAAGCCCGACGAGATCTATGCCACCGTGGCCGCCGACGACAAGGCGGAGATGCGGTCCTTCAGCGACAGCCTCAGGCTGCGGGACGAGCGCTTCCTGGACTACGTGCGCGAGTTCGACTCGCCCTGGTCGGCCAACATGATGACGATGTGGCCGAACCTGATCGTCCAGCGCCAGATGAACACGATGGGGGTGCGCCAGATCATCCCGAACGGCCCGAACAGCATGGTGATGCAGTGGACCATGTTCGGCTACGAGGACGACACGCCGGAGATGACGCGGCATCGCCTCCGTCAGGGCAACCTGATGGGGCCGTCCGGCTTCCTCGGCCTGGAAGACAACGAGGCGCTGAAGTTCGTGCAGGAAGGCATCCGCAATTCGTCCACGGACAACAACGTCGTCAAGCTCGACGCAGGCCACCAGGGCACGGCGCGCAACCTGATCTCGGAGTCGTGCATCCGATCGCTCTACCAGTACTACCGGGAAGTCATGGACATCCGTGTCGCGGAGAAGGCGGCATGA
- a CDS encoding amidohydrolase family protein: MNKTPKIALEEHFSAPGFDVYAAKYTRVLPPDFVARLNARLSDFDDQRLAAMDAGNIEYAVLSQTMPGVQAEVDGAAAVRRARENNEFLAERVARHPQRFGAFAHVALQDPAAAARELERTVVEHGFKGAMVNGHTLGRYYEGSEFDVFWERAQALGVPIYLHPNAFSQPPALLEGMPVLQGAAWGWGVETAGHALRLLFGGVFDRFPKLTLLLGHMGEALPYQRWRIDSRFAAYPTGIKLARRPSEYIGSNILITTSGVCSAPALLGAIGELGAHAVLFSVDYPYESTAEACTFIEQAPLDERTRAQVCHGNARRLFKLGSPQDLALLQI; encoded by the coding sequence ATGAATAAAACCCCCAAGATCGCGCTCGAAGAGCACTTCTCCGCCCCCGGCTTCGACGTGTACGCGGCCAAGTACACGCGGGTGCTGCCGCCCGACTTCGTCGCCAGGCTCAATGCCCGGCTCAGCGACTTCGACGACCAGCGGCTGGCCGCAATGGACGCGGGAAACATCGAGTATGCGGTGCTGTCGCAGACGATGCCCGGCGTGCAGGCCGAGGTGGACGGCGCCGCCGCCGTCCGCCGCGCACGCGAGAACAACGAGTTCCTCGCCGAGCGCGTGGCGCGCCATCCGCAACGGTTCGGCGCCTTCGCCCACGTGGCGCTGCAGGATCCGGCGGCGGCGGCCAGGGAACTGGAACGCACCGTCGTCGAGCATGGCTTCAAGGGCGCGATGGTCAACGGCCACACCCTGGGGCGCTACTACGAAGGCAGCGAATTCGATGTCTTCTGGGAGCGCGCACAGGCGCTCGGCGTGCCGATCTACCTGCACCCCAACGCGTTCAGCCAGCCGCCCGCGCTGCTGGAAGGCATGCCGGTGCTGCAAGGCGCTGCGTGGGGATGGGGCGTGGAGACGGCCGGGCATGCACTGCGTCTGCTGTTCGGCGGCGTGTTCGACCGTTTCCCGAAGCTGACCCTGCTGCTGGGCCACATGGGCGAGGCCCTGCCGTACCAGCGCTGGCGCATCGACAGCCGCTTCGCCGCATACCCGACGGGCATCAAGCTCGCGCGCAGGCCCAGCGAGTACATCGGCAGCAACATCCTGATCACCACGTCCGGCGTGTGCTCCGCACCGGCATTGCTGGGCGCCATCGGCGAACTGGGCGCGCATGCCGTGCTCTTCTCGGTGGACTACCCCTACGAGTCCACTGCCGAGGCCTGCACCTTCATCGAGCAGGCGCCGCTCGACGAGCGAACCCGTGCGCAGGTGTGCCACGGCAACGCCCGCCGGCTCTTCAAGCTGGGCAGCCCGCAAGACCTTGCGCTGCTGCAGATCTAA
- a CDS encoding non-heme iron oxygenase ferredoxin subunit yields the protein MDWIKVASARELSNDEAKTVNVGGHGVALFRIDDEFFATDSMCTHATALLSEGYVEDGCVECPLHQGRFDIRTGKAMCAPVTVDLRIHAVKREGDDIYVLSPAGK from the coding sequence ATGGACTGGATCAAGGTCGCCTCGGCCCGGGAGCTGAGCAACGATGAAGCCAAGACCGTCAATGTCGGCGGCCACGGCGTCGCGCTGTTTCGCATCGACGACGAGTTCTTCGCCACGGACAGCATGTGCACGCATGCCACGGCGCTGCTGTCGGAGGGCTACGTCGAGGACGGCTGCGTCGAATGCCCTCTGCACCAGGGGCGCTTCGACATTCGCACGGGCAAGGCGATGTGCGCGCCGGTCACGGTGGACCTGCGCATCCATGCCGTGAAGCGGGAGGGCGACGACATCTACGTGCTGTCGCCGGCCGGCAAATGA